In Thalassotalea sp. Sam97, a single window of DNA contains:
- the ubiE gene encoding bifunctional demethylmenaquinone methyltransferase/2-methoxy-6-polyprenyl-1,4-benzoquinol methylase UbiE: protein MSNDNKDTTHFGYKTINSQDKESMVASVFHSVAKQYDVMNDLMSLGIHRLWKRFTIDASGVRPGNTILDLAGGTGDLTAKFSKLTGPQGKVILADINSSMLQVGRDKLRDRGIVGNVEYVQANAEALPFEDNTFDIVTIAFGLRNVTNKDKALASIFRVLKPGGRLLVLEFSKPEHDLLNKAYDFYSFNILPKMGELVAKDGESYQYLAESIRMHPDQETLKQMMDNVGFEQTSYHNLTGGIVALHKGYKF from the coding sequence ATGAGCAACGACAACAAAGATACCACCCATTTTGGCTATAAAACCATTAACAGCCAAGACAAAGAATCTATGGTCGCCAGTGTTTTTCACTCGGTAGCCAAACAATATGATGTAATGAATGATTTAATGTCGCTTGGTATCCATCGCTTATGGAAACGTTTCACCATTGATGCCAGTGGTGTCCGTCCAGGCAACACCATCTTAGATCTCGCTGGTGGCACCGGCGACTTAACCGCTAAGTTTTCTAAACTGACGGGACCGCAAGGTAAGGTCATTCTTGCTGATATTAATTCATCAATGTTGCAAGTTGGCCGAGATAAATTACGTGATCGCGGCATTGTTGGTAATGTTGAATACGTGCAAGCCAACGCAGAAGCACTGCCATTTGAAGACAATACCTTTGATATTGTTACCATCGCTTTTGGCTTACGTAATGTAACCAATAAAGACAAAGCGTTAGCGTCAATTTTTCGTGTATTAAAGCCTGGCGGCCGTTTGCTGGTGCTGGAATTCTCAAAGCCAGAGCATGACTTACTGAATAAAGCCTACGACTTTTATTCATTCAATATTTTACCGAAAATGGGTGAGCTAGTCGCCAAAGACGGCGAAAGCTATCAGTATCTAGCTGAGTCTATTCGCATGCACCCAGATCAAGAAACCTTAAAGCAAATGATGGACAACGTTGGCTTTGAGCAAACCAGTTACCACAACCTTACCGGTGGTATCGTCGCATTACACAAAGGCTACAAGTTTTAA
- a CDS encoding VanZ family protein, which produces MILLLRIIDKYWYWVTFLIMALIALLSLYPLDSLPPVPGSDKTHHFIAYAALAFPVALSKPKSWWYVIVAIIAFGGIIELIQPYVNRYGEWADMSANSLGVLVGIILATAMKAIFKYQHGSKVNSKVK; this is translated from the coding sequence ATGATTCTTTTGCTGCGGATCATCGACAAGTACTGGTACTGGGTGACTTTCCTCATTATGGCGCTTATCGCGTTGTTATCTTTATACCCTCTGGATAGTTTACCGCCAGTACCGGGTAGTGACAAAACCCATCATTTCATTGCCTATGCTGCGCTCGCTTTTCCTGTTGCGCTAAGCAAGCCTAAATCTTGGTGGTATGTCATTGTCGCTATTATTGCCTTTGGCGGAATTATTGAATTAATCCAACCCTACGTAAATCGCTATGGCGAATGGGCAGATATGAGTGCCAACAGCTTAGGTGTGCTGGTAGGGATCATTTTAGCAACAGCAATGAAAGCCATATTCAAATATCAGCATGGCAGCAAAGTTAATTCGAAGGTCAAATAA